From Burkholderia savannae, a single genomic window includes:
- the istB gene encoding IS21-like element helper ATPase IstB, whose product MLHHPTVEKLHTLRLFGMAAALAEQQSQASIDQLGFEERLGLLVEREASERDSLLLTARLRRAKLRFPGAVPEDIDYRSSRGLDRTLLARLLTGEWIRERQNVILVAPTGLGKSWLACALVNQACRQGYSAGYLRMPKFSEEMAIAHGAGRYARLLAQWARTDVLVLDDLAMAPMSDQARRDLLEVLDDRHGSHSTIVTSQIPIENWHAAIGDPTLADAILDRLVHNAHRLTLAGESMRKRRNGLTSKEVSE is encoded by the coding sequence ATGTTGCATCATCCGACCGTCGAGAAGCTCCATACGCTGCGCCTGTTCGGCATGGCAGCGGCGCTGGCCGAGCAGCAATCGCAGGCCAGCATCGATCAACTCGGCTTCGAGGAGCGTCTCGGGCTGCTCGTCGAGCGCGAGGCCAGCGAGCGCGATTCGCTCCTGCTCACGGCGCGGCTGCGCCGCGCCAAGCTGCGCTTCCCCGGCGCCGTGCCAGAAGACATCGACTACCGTTCGTCGCGCGGCCTGGACCGGACGCTGCTCGCCCGGCTGCTGACCGGCGAGTGGATTCGGGAGCGGCAGAATGTGATCCTGGTCGCGCCGACCGGGCTCGGCAAGAGCTGGTTGGCGTGCGCTCTGGTGAACCAGGCCTGCCGGCAGGGCTACTCGGCTGGCTATCTGCGCATGCCGAAGTTCAGTGAGGAGATGGCGATCGCGCACGGCGCCGGCCGCTATGCCCGGCTGCTCGCGCAGTGGGCTCGAACCGACGTCCTGGTGCTCGACGATCTCGCGATGGCGCCGATGTCCGATCAGGCGCGGCGCGACCTGCTCGAGGTGCTCGACGACCGGCACGGCTCCCACTCGACGATCGTCACCAGTCAGATCCCCATCGAGAACTGGCATGCCGCCATTGGCGACCCGACGCTCGCCGACGCGATCCTCGACCGACTCGTTCACAACGCCCATCGCCTCACGCTCGCCGGCGAATCGATGCGCAAGCGCCGAAATGGTTTGACCAGCAAGGAGGTGTCGGAGTAA
- a CDS encoding DUF3563 family protein — protein sequence MFAYIIEKLSNWFEAAERDRREAYLASSSDIVQLEQRIRSLEANGYSL from the coding sequence ATGTTTGCCTACATCATCGAAAAGCTGAGCAACTGGTTTGAAGCTGCAGAGCGCGACCGCCGTGAAGCCTACTTGGCATCGTCGAGCGACATCGTTCAACTCGAACAGCGCATCCGTTCGCTGGAAGCCAACGGCTACTCGCTGTAA
- a CDS encoding recombinase family protein, which translates to MSTERYQKVTHDHLRRDAFLYVRQSSLRQVFENTESTKRQYALRERAVSLGWPIERIHVIDTDLGLSGASAEHRDGFQQLVSEVAIGHAGIVLGLEVSRLARNNADWHRLIELAALTHTLILDEDGVYDPAYFNDRLLLGLKGTMSEAELHVLNARLQGGMRNKARRGELELPLPVGLVYHPNGSVVLDPDQQIHASLRLLFDTYRQTHSASMVVRRFRREGWSFPRRIRRGIGKGEVHWGALNTSRVLQILHNPRYAGAFVYGRTRIGRKADLTSTQLKVAQSDWQVLIRDAHIGYIDWDEFERNQVTLRQSANGFGSLVRGTVPREGDGLLQGRVICGICGNRMRVRYQKVSDRMEPYYVCHDVAAHDAGKPCQSIRGRAIDDAISALLLETVGPATIEVALAVEDEIAGRIEQADSMRLKQLERARYEAELARRRYMNVDPANRMVADALEADWNDRLRRLDVLQQEHDRQRRSDQDLLGDEARARIRALADDFAAVWNDRRVESIERKRMLGLLIEDVTLVKSEKVSIHVRFRGGRTTSLAVDNPRPMALVRKTLPAVVTVIDELLETCTDQQVATRLNELGYTNWQQQAFTARKVALVRTTYGLPSRFERLRSRGLLTGAELAAQFKVSQTTIHQWGRQGLLRRQVYGHDHRCLYEPPGNVLLVRGAGGRKATQATFIAAPTTGQGAM; encoded by the coding sequence ATGTCTACTGAACGGTATCAGAAGGTTACGCACGACCACTTGCGCCGTGATGCCTTCCTCTATGTGCGGCAATCTTCACTACGCCAGGTCTTTGAGAACACCGAGAGTACGAAGCGCCAGTATGCTTTGCGTGAGCGCGCCGTGTCACTGGGCTGGCCCATCGAACGCATCCACGTTATCGACACCGATCTTGGGCTGTCCGGTGCAAGCGCAGAACACCGGGACGGGTTCCAGCAACTGGTTTCGGAGGTCGCCATAGGCCACGCCGGCATCGTACTCGGACTTGAGGTATCTCGTCTGGCGCGCAACAACGCCGATTGGCATCGGCTCATCGAACTTGCGGCACTGACCCACACCCTGATTCTGGACGAAGACGGGGTCTATGATCCGGCTTACTTCAACGACCGCCTGCTGCTCGGCCTGAAGGGAACCATGAGCGAGGCGGAGCTGCACGTGCTGAACGCGCGGTTGCAGGGTGGGATGCGCAACAAGGCGCGACGTGGCGAACTCGAACTGCCACTTCCCGTCGGGCTGGTCTACCATCCAAACGGATCGGTTGTGCTCGACCCCGACCAGCAAATCCACGCGAGCCTGCGACTGCTGTTCGATACCTACCGGCAAACGCACTCGGCAAGCATGGTGGTACGCCGCTTCCGTCGCGAAGGCTGGTCCTTCCCGCGCCGGATCCGCCGCGGCATCGGCAAAGGCGAAGTGCACTGGGGCGCACTGAACACATCGCGTGTTCTACAGATCCTCCACAATCCCCGATATGCCGGTGCCTTTGTGTACGGTCGGACGAGAATTGGACGCAAAGCCGACTTGACGAGCACGCAACTCAAGGTCGCGCAATCCGACTGGCAGGTTCTCATACGAGACGCCCACATCGGTTACATTGACTGGGACGAATTCGAGCGCAATCAGGTGACGCTTAGGCAAAGCGCGAATGGCTTCGGTTCGCTCGTGCGAGGTACGGTCCCTCGCGAAGGGGACGGACTGCTGCAGGGGCGCGTCATCTGCGGTATTTGCGGCAATCGCATGCGTGTGCGCTATCAGAAGGTAAGCGACAGGATGGAGCCGTACTACGTATGTCACGACGTCGCTGCTCACGATGCGGGCAAACCATGCCAGTCGATACGTGGGCGTGCGATCGATGATGCAATCAGTGCGTTGCTCCTGGAGACAGTTGGGCCGGCAACCATCGAAGTGGCGCTCGCAGTCGAGGACGAGATCGCCGGACGTATTGAGCAGGCCGATTCCATGCGTCTGAAGCAACTGGAACGCGCACGATACGAAGCCGAACTCGCCCGCCGTCGCTACATGAATGTCGATCCAGCGAACCGGATGGTTGCCGATGCGCTGGAAGCCGATTGGAACGATCGCCTACGTCGACTTGACGTGCTGCAGCAGGAACACGATCGCCAACGCCGGTCAGACCAGGATCTGCTTGGAGATGAGGCTCGTGCGCGTATCCGCGCTCTTGCAGATGACTTCGCCGCCGTCTGGAACGATAGGCGCGTCGAATCCATCGAGCGCAAGCGAATGCTCGGACTGCTTATCGAAGACGTCACTCTTGTGAAGTCAGAGAAGGTCTCGATCCACGTGCGTTTCCGGGGTGGCCGGACGACTTCACTGGCGGTCGACAATCCCAGGCCGATGGCACTTGTACGCAAGACACTACCGGCCGTCGTGACGGTTATCGATGAGCTTCTCGAAACGTGTACCGATCAGCAGGTCGCCACGCGACTCAATGAACTTGGATATACAAACTGGCAGCAGCAAGCATTTACCGCCAGGAAGGTTGCGCTGGTGCGGACCACCTATGGATTGCCGAGCCGATTTGAGCGACTGCGCTCGCGCGGTCTGCTTACCGGCGCCGAGCTCGCCGCGCAGTTCAAAGTGAGCCAGACCACCATCCATCAATGGGGTCGCCAAGGACTTCTACGGCGGCAGGTTTACGGGCATGATCACCGCTGTCTGTACGAACCTCCGGGGAATGTCCTGCTCGTAAGAGGCGCGGGTGGACGCAAAGCAACACAAGCAACCTTCATCGCCGCTCCAACTACCGGACAAGGTGCAATGTGA
- a CDS encoding DUF5372 family protein, with amino-acid sequence MTHPFHPRRGTRIQLATRRINWGEDRVMFYDEHGQLVSILASWTNVDEPDAFAQAAAGRSAFRVDDLRRLRALIDDLRPEVLGRVK; translated from the coding sequence ATCACCCATCCCTTTCACCCGCGACGCGGTACACGAATCCAGCTGGCTACCCGGCGCATCAACTGGGGAGAGGACCGCGTCATGTTCTACGACGAACATGGCCAGCTGGTATCGATACTGGCCTCATGGACGAACGTGGATGAGCCGGACGCGTTCGCGCAGGCTGCGGCGGGGCGCTCCGCCTTTCGTGTCGACGACCTTCGGAGGCTGCGCGCGCTAATCGACGACCTGAGGCCGGAGGTCCTGGGGCGTGTCAAGTAA
- a CDS encoding 23S rRNA (adenine(2030)-N(6))-methyltransferase RlmJ: protein MLSYRHGFHAGNHADVLKHAVVVQLLRHLNKKDKSYWYIDTHAGAGVYSLFDGYAAKTGEFSTGIEKIWDAADLPEALANYVDEVRALNSGGELRYYPGSPYLAWRMMREQDRMRLFELHTTEIDVLRHNFRDAGRRAMIYAGDGFEGIKALLPPPPRRALVLIDPSYEDKRDYAKTITCVEESLKRFATGCYAIWYPQVSRPESQKFADHLKRLQPNNWLHLSLTVSRPPSDGYGLFGSGMFILNPPYTLIDSMKETLPYLVEKLGQDGGATFAIEHRGN from the coding sequence ATGCTCAGCTATCGTCACGGCTTTCACGCCGGCAACCACGCGGACGTCCTCAAGCACGCCGTTGTCGTGCAGTTGCTGCGTCATTTGAACAAGAAGGACAAGTCGTACTGGTACATCGACACGCACGCAGGTGCAGGCGTCTACTCGCTCTTCGACGGTTATGCGGCGAAAACCGGTGAGTTCAGTACGGGGATCGAAAAAATTTGGGATGCGGCGGATCTGCCCGAAGCACTGGCCAACTATGTCGACGAAGTCCGCGCGCTGAACAGCGGCGGCGAGCTGCGCTACTATCCGGGCTCGCCCTATCTCGCATGGCGAATGATGCGCGAACAGGACCGGATGCGCCTGTTCGAGCTGCACACTACCGAAATCGACGTGCTACGACACAATTTTCGCGATGCGGGGCGACGCGCGATGATCTACGCCGGCGACGGATTCGAAGGCATCAAGGCGCTGCTGCCACCGCCGCCGCGACGCGCGCTCGTGTTGATCGACCCGTCATACGAGGACAAGCGCGACTATGCAAAGACGATCACCTGCGTGGAAGAAAGCCTGAAACGATTTGCAACGGGATGCTATGCGATCTGGTATCCACAGGTGAGCCGCCCCGAATCTCAGAAATTCGCCGATCATCTGAAACGACTGCAGCCGAACAACTGGCTGCATCTGAGCTTGACTGTGAGCCGTCCTCCTTCTGACGGCTATGGCCTGTTCGGCAGCGGAATGTTCATCCTGAATCCGCCATATACGCTGATCGACTCGATGAAAGAGACTCTCCCGTATCTCGTCGAAAAGCTTGGGCAAGATGGCGGCGCGACGTTTGCGATCGAGCACCGCGGCAACTGA
- a CDS encoding amino acid aminotransferase, which yields MSLFSAVELAPRDPILGLNEAFNADTRPTKVNLGVGVYTNEDGKIPLLRAVRDAEKARVEAGLPRGYLPIDGIAAYDAAVQKLLLGDDSPLIAAGRVVTAQALGGTGALKIGADFLRTLNPKAKVAISDPSWENHRALFEMAGFEVVAYPYYDAKTNGVNFDGMLAALNGYEPGTIVVLHACCHNPTGVDLNEAQWAQVVEVVKARKLVPFLDIAYQGFGESIEADAAAVRLFAAADLNVFVSSSFSKSFSLYGERVGALSIITDSKDEAARVLSQLKRVIRTNYSNPPTHGGAIVAAVLASPDLRASWVQELGEMRDRIRAMRNGLVERLKAAGIERDFGFINAQRGMFSYSGLTSAQVDRLREEFGIYAVSTGRICVAALNTRNLDVVASAIATVLK from the coding sequence ATGTCGCTCTTCTCCGCTGTCGAACTTGCCCCCCGCGACCCAATCCTGGGCCTGAACGAAGCCTTCAACGCCGATACGCGCCCGACCAAGGTGAATCTGGGCGTCGGCGTCTACACCAACGAGGACGGCAAGATTCCGTTGCTGCGCGCGGTGCGCGACGCGGAAAAGGCGCGGGTGGAAGCCGGCCTGCCGCGCGGCTATCTGCCGATCGACGGCATCGCGGCCTATGACGCCGCCGTGCAGAAGCTGCTGCTCGGCGACGATTCGCCGCTGATCGCGGCCGGCCGCGTCGTGACGGCGCAAGCGCTCGGCGGCACGGGCGCGCTGAAGATCGGCGCGGACTTCCTGCGCACGCTGAATCCGAAGGCGAAGGTCGCGATCAGCGACCCGAGCTGGGAAAACCACCGCGCGCTGTTCGAAATGGCGGGCTTCGAGGTCGTCGCGTATCCGTACTACGACGCGAAAACGAACGGCGTCAACTTCGACGGCATGCTGGCCGCGCTCAACGGCTACGAGCCGGGCACGATCGTCGTGCTCCACGCGTGCTGCCACAACCCGACGGGCGTCGACCTGAACGAAGCACAATGGGCACAGGTCGTCGAAGTCGTGAAGGCGCGCAAGCTCGTGCCGTTCCTCGACATCGCCTATCAAGGCTTCGGCGAGAGCATCGAAGCCGACGCGGCGGCGGTGCGCCTCTTCGCGGCGGCGGATCTGAACGTGTTCGTGTCGTCGTCGTTCTCGAAGTCGTTCTCGCTGTATGGCGAACGCGTCGGCGCGCTGTCGATCATCACCGACAGCAAGGACGAAGCCGCACGCGTGCTCTCGCAGTTGAAGCGCGTGATCCGCACGAACTACTCGAACCCGCCGACGCACGGCGGCGCGATCGTCGCCGCGGTGCTCGCTTCGCCGGACCTGCGCGCCTCGTGGGTGCAGGAATTGGGCGAAATGCGCGACCGCATCCGCGCGATGCGCAACGGCCTCGTCGAGCGCCTGAAGGCGGCCGGCATCGAGCGTGACTTCGGCTTCATCAACGCGCAGCGCGGCATGTTCTCGTACTCGGGCCTGACGTCGGCGCAAGTCGACCGTTTGCGCGAAGAGTTCGGCATCTATGCCGTGAGCACGGGCCGGATCTGCGTCGCGGCGCTCAACACGCGCAACCTCGACGTCGTCGCGAGCGCGATTGCCACGGTGCTCAAGTAA
- the tnpA gene encoding IS66-like element accessory protein TnpA codes for MDNLVLGIRGTLDQIVQRAMVIPHRRRPSYRSLTRGKCVRFAVESAFGLSWKLRSVCSGIRVRFGLEYADITVTEPEAKPGSRKGRPNYDREFRRRLAAAACEPGASVAKLARENGINANMLFTWRRHYREQLLAQTTSLIPVAVVDETPAQRVTMPSEARAVGNRTTRAGTIEIRFGEVVVKVDGIVDADTLRVVLGSMQS; via the coding sequence ATGGATAACCTTGTTCTTGGCATTCGTGGCACCCTGGACCAAATCGTCCAGCGTGCCATGGTTATCCCGCATCGCCGCCGTCCTTCCTACCGTTCGCTTACGCGTGGAAAGTGCGTTCGGTTTGCCGTGGAATCAGCGTTCGGTTTGTCGTGGAAACTGCGTTCGGTTTGCTCTGGAATCCGCGTTCGCTTTGGCCTGGAATACGCAGACATCACCGTGACAGAGCCGGAAGCCAAGCCCGGGAGCCGCAAGGGGCGCCCAAACTATGATCGCGAGTTTCGACGCCGTCTTGCGGCCGCGGCATGCGAGCCGGGTGCTTCGGTCGCAAAGCTGGCGCGCGAGAATGGCATCAATGCAAACATGCTGTTCACGTGGCGGCGTCACTATCGCGAGCAATTGCTGGCCCAAACGACGTCGCTGATTCCGGTGGCGGTGGTCGATGAAACGCCGGCGCAGCGCGTGACCATGCCCTCGGAAGCTCGGGCAGTGGGCAACCGCACTACTCGAGCCGGGACAATCGAGATTCGATTCGGTGAGGTGGTCGTCAAGGTGGACGGCATTGTGGACGCCGACACGCTACGTGTTGTACTGGGGAGCATGCAATCGTGA
- the cueR gene encoding Cu(I)-responsive transcriptional regulator, with product MNIGEAAKATGVSAKMIRYYESVGLLNPAKRTDSGYRVYHDEEIHLLRFIRQARRLGFLVDDIRKLLALWQDRSRASAEVKAIAIEHVAELDGRIAELTDMRNTLANLAAHCSGDDRPDCPILERLANPCCDPK from the coding sequence GTGAACATCGGAGAGGCCGCAAAGGCAACGGGCGTCAGCGCAAAGATGATCCGCTACTACGAAAGCGTAGGCCTTCTCAATCCGGCGAAGCGTACCGATTCGGGATACCGCGTCTACCACGATGAAGAAATCCACTTGCTCCGCTTCATCCGGCAGGCGCGACGGCTGGGGTTTCTCGTCGACGACATCCGGAAACTGCTGGCGCTCTGGCAAGATCGCTCGAGAGCGAGCGCCGAAGTCAAAGCGATTGCGATCGAGCACGTGGCCGAACTTGACGGCCGGATCGCCGAGCTTACCGATATGCGGAACACGCTTGCGAACCTTGCCGCGCATTGCAGTGGAGATGACCGACCGGATTGCCCCATTTTGGAGCGCTTGGCTAACCCTTGCTGTGACCCAAAATAG
- a CDS encoding potassium channel beta subunit family protein: MNYRRLGRSGLQVSELSIGSWVTYGNQVDRRAARESLAAARDAGVNFFDNAEVYAGGKSEEIMGHALKSLGWPRISYVVSTKFFWGLAEAPNQYHTLNRKYLLNAIDASLQRLQLDYVDLVFCHRPDPNTPIEETVWAMSDIIARGKALYWGTSEWSADEIRAAYEIAERHHLRKPTMEQPQYNLFHRKRVEQEYRRLYEDFGMGLTTWSPLASGLLTGKYRHGVPAGSRAEIHGYDWLRAQLTDPAKNSVVEALGEVARDLGCSVGQLALAWVLKNPRVSTVITGASRVEQIIENMRSLDVAAKLTPDVKQRVEQLVGDAYQ, from the coding sequence ATGAACTACCGAAGGCTGGGACGTTCCGGATTGCAAGTCAGCGAGTTGTCGATCGGTTCATGGGTCACCTATGGCAACCAGGTCGATCGTCGTGCCGCGCGAGAATCGCTGGCTGCCGCACGCGACGCCGGCGTCAACTTCTTCGACAACGCCGAAGTGTATGCGGGCGGCAAATCCGAGGAAATCATGGGACATGCGCTGAAGTCGCTCGGCTGGCCGCGCATCAGCTACGTGGTTTCGACGAAGTTCTTCTGGGGGCTCGCGGAAGCGCCGAATCAGTACCACACCCTCAACCGCAAATACCTGCTGAACGCGATCGACGCGTCACTGCAACGTCTGCAGCTCGACTACGTCGACCTCGTGTTCTGCCATCGCCCCGATCCGAATACGCCAATCGAGGAAACCGTGTGGGCGATGAGCGACATCATCGCGCGCGGCAAGGCGCTCTACTGGGGCACGTCCGAATGGAGCGCCGACGAGATCCGCGCCGCATACGAAATCGCCGAGCGGCATCACCTGCGCAAGCCGACGATGGAGCAGCCGCAATACAACCTGTTTCATCGCAAGCGCGTCGAGCAAGAATATAGGCGCCTCTATGAGGATTTCGGAATGGGGCTCACGACCTGGAGCCCGCTAGCGTCTGGGCTGTTGACTGGAAAATACCGGCACGGGGTTCCCGCCGGCAGCCGAGCCGAAATTCACGGCTACGACTGGCTGCGCGCACAATTGACGGACCCGGCGAAGAACAGCGTCGTCGAAGCGCTCGGCGAGGTAGCGCGCGACCTAGGCTGCAGCGTCGGCCAGCTCGCGCTGGCTTGGGTGCTGAAGAATCCTCGCGTCAGCACCGTAATCACCGGCGCGTCGCGTGTCGAGCAAATCATCGAGAACATGCGCTCGCTCGACGTGGCGGCAAAGCTCACGCCGGACGTCAAGCAGCGGGTCGAGCAGCTCGTCGGCGATGCCTACCAGTAG
- a CDS encoding helix-turn-helix domain-containing protein produces MTKPDPKLERLRRLGVLNPHPERVQASWFQSSDFFDARDLIQVKYEMLRHVSVDGASKADAAALFGMSRPTFYQAEAAFARDGLAGLAPKQRGPKGAHKLNFEAMAFVERHLEGDGAIHARALAEQLESELGISVHPRSIERAIARKKKP; encoded by the coding sequence TTGACCAAGCCCGATCCAAAGCTGGAACGTCTCAGGCGCCTCGGGGTACTGAATCCCCATCCCGAGAGGGTGCAGGCTTCCTGGTTCCAGTCGAGCGATTTTTTCGACGCCCGCGACTTGATTCAAGTCAAGTACGAGATGCTGCGCCATGTCAGCGTCGACGGCGCATCGAAGGCCGATGCTGCGGCCCTGTTCGGCATGTCACGGCCAACCTTCTATCAGGCCGAGGCCGCGTTTGCTCGCGATGGCTTGGCAGGACTCGCTCCGAAGCAGCGTGGGCCCAAGGGAGCGCACAAGCTCAATTTCGAGGCGATGGCGTTCGTCGAACGACATCTCGAAGGCGATGGCGCGATTCACGCCCGGGCGCTAGCCGAGCAACTGGAATCCGAGCTCGGCATCTCTGTCCACCCCCGCAGCATCGAACGCGCAATCGCGCGCAAAAAAAAACCGTAG
- the tnpB gene encoding IS66 family insertion sequence element accessory protein TnpB (TnpB, as the term is used for proteins encoded by IS66 family insertion elements, is considered an accessory protein, since TnpC, encoded by a neighboring gene, is a DDE family transposase.) translates to MAGVTDMRCGFQGLAAKVHTALEDNALSGNVFIFRGRRGDLVKLMWATEDGLWLLAKRLERGRFVWPQADGGKVHLTAAQLSMLLEGIDWRQPRRTAALSML, encoded by the coding sequence GTGGCCGGCGTCACCGACATGCGCTGCGGATTCCAAGGGCTGGCGGCGAAGGTGCACACGGCGCTCGAGGACAATGCGCTCAGCGGCAACGTGTTCATCTTCCGGGGCCGGCGCGGCGATCTCGTGAAGCTCATGTGGGCAACCGAGGACGGGCTCTGGCTTCTTGCGAAACGGCTTGAGCGTGGTCGTTTCGTCTGGCCGCAGGCCGATGGCGGCAAGGTTCATCTGACGGCAGCGCAATTGTCCATGTTGCTCGAAGGCATCGATTGGCGGCAACCGCGTCGCACCGCTGCACTGTCGATGTTGTAA
- a CDS encoding 3-hydroxybutyrate dehydrogenase, whose amino-acid sequence MTSNLNGKTAVVTGAASGIGKEIALELARAGAAVAIADLNQDGANAVAEQIKQAGGKAIGVAMDVTNEDAVNAGIDKVAETFGSVDILVSNAGIQIVNPIENYAFADWKKMQAIHVDGAFLTTKAALKHMYRDDRGGVVIYMGSVHSHEASPLKSAYVTAKHGLLGLARVLAKEGAKHNVRSHVVCPGFVRTPLVDKQIPEQAKELGISEEEVVKKVMLGQTVDGVFTTVEDVAKTVLFLSAFPSAALTGQSFVVSHGWFMQ is encoded by the coding sequence ATGACTTCGAACTTGAACGGCAAAACTGCAGTCGTGACGGGCGCGGCAAGCGGCATCGGCAAGGAAATCGCGCTGGAGCTCGCGCGTGCGGGCGCGGCGGTCGCGATCGCCGATCTGAATCAGGACGGCGCGAACGCGGTGGCCGAGCAGATCAAGCAGGCGGGCGGCAAGGCGATCGGCGTCGCGATGGACGTGACCAACGAGGACGCGGTCAACGCCGGCATCGACAAGGTTGCCGAGACGTTCGGCTCGGTCGACATTCTGGTGTCGAACGCGGGCATCCAGATCGTCAATCCGATCGAGAACTACGCGTTCGCCGACTGGAAGAAAATGCAGGCGATTCACGTCGACGGCGCGTTCCTCACGACGAAGGCCGCGCTCAAGCACATGTACCGGGACGATCGCGGCGGCGTCGTGATCTACATGGGCTCGGTGCATTCGCACGAGGCGTCGCCGCTGAAGTCGGCGTACGTGACGGCGAAGCACGGGCTGCTGGGGCTTGCGCGCGTGCTGGCGAAGGAAGGCGCGAAGCACAACGTGCGCTCGCACGTGGTGTGTCCGGGCTTCGTGCGCACGCCGCTCGTCGACAAGCAGATTCCGGAGCAGGCGAAAGAGCTCGGGATCAGCGAGGAGGAAGTGGTGAAGAAGGTGATGCTCGGGCAGACGGTCGACGGGGTGTTCACGACCGTCGAGGACGTCGCGAAGACGGTGCTGTTTCTGTCGGCGTTCCCGAGCGCGGCGCTCACCGGCCAGTCGTTTGTCGTCAGCCACGGCTGGTTCATGCAGTAA